Proteins encoded in a region of the Desulfosoma sp. genome:
- a CDS encoding DUF167 domain-containing protein: MSVQPKARRTEVVGVQHGELRIKLCAPPVEGAANRECLRFLADLTGTAKSRVRLLYGDKSRKKVILIQGTNAERLVEIFEALGYGEERPSPTSNGS; the protein is encoded by the coding sequence GTGTCTGTGCAACCGAAGGCGCGTCGAACCGAGGTTGTGGGTGTTCAACATGGGGAGCTCAGGATCAAATTGTGTGCCCCACCGGTGGAAGGAGCCGCCAATAGGGAATGTCTTCGATTTTTGGCAGATTTAACGGGAACGGCAAAAAGCCGAGTCCGGTTGCTTTACGGGGATAAAAGCCGAAAGAAAGTGATTTTGATTCAAGGAACGAACGCCGAGCGGCTCGTGGAAATCTTTGAAGCGCTCGGGTATGGCGAAGAGCGGCCTTCGCCCACATCCAACGGAAGCTGA
- a CDS encoding 3-hydroxybutyryl-CoA dehydrogenase: MEVKTFGVIGAGQMGNGIAQVAAMSGLSVIMNDIQEEFVQRGLNTIKKNLARSVEKGKMSQEEMDAVLGRIRTSVDLKDMAAADFVVEAATENEQIKFKIFQDLDNLCQAHAVLSTNTSSIPIGRIAGKTKRPEKIIGMHFMNPVPVMKLVEIIRGIATSDETFQLTWQLAEKMGKTPALAQDYPGFIANRILMPMINEAVYCLYHGVGTREDIDTVMKLGMNHPMGPLALADLIGLDTCLAIMETLYQGFCDSKYRPCPLLRKYVEAGWLGRKAGRGFYEYS; encoded by the coding sequence ATGGAAGTGAAAACCTTTGGTGTGATCGGTGCCGGCCAGATGGGAAACGGGATTGCCCAAGTGGCAGCCATGAGCGGCCTTTCGGTGATCATGAACGATATTCAGGAAGAGTTTGTCCAAAGAGGGCTCAATACCATCAAGAAAAACCTGGCTCGTAGTGTGGAAAAAGGCAAGATGAGTCAGGAAGAAATGGACGCGGTGCTGGGGCGTATTCGCACCTCCGTGGATCTTAAGGACATGGCTGCCGCCGATTTCGTGGTGGAAGCGGCTACGGAAAATGAACAGATCAAGTTCAAGATTTTTCAGGATCTGGACAACCTTTGCCAGGCCCATGCCGTGCTGTCTACCAACACCTCCTCGATTCCCATAGGACGTATTGCCGGAAAGACCAAGAGGCCGGAAAAAATTATCGGCATGCATTTCATGAATCCCGTTCCGGTGATGAAACTGGTGGAAATCATTCGCGGCATTGCCACATCCGATGAAACTTTTCAGCTCACTTGGCAGCTTGCGGAAAAAATGGGCAAAACTCCGGCTCTGGCCCAGGATTATCCGGGCTTTATCGCCAACCGTATCCTCATGCCCATGATCAACGAAGCCGTCTATTGTCTCTACCACGGTGTGGGCACTCGAGAAGACATCGACACGGTCATGAAGCTCGGCATGAACCATCCCATGGGCCCTCTCGCCCTTGCCGACCTCATCGGCCTGGATACCTGTCTCGCCATCATGGAAACACTGTACCAAGGATTCTGCGATTCCAAGTACAGGCCGTGTCCGCTTTTGCGTAAATACGTGGAAGCCGGCTGGCTGGGCCGTAAGGCGGGTCGAGGCTTTTACGAGTACAGCTGA
- a CDS encoding acetyl-CoA C-acetyltransferase: MREAVIVSAVRTPLGSFNGSLSNIGATALGAFVIEEAVRRAGIQKQDVNEVIMGQVLPCGYGQNPAKQAAVKAGMPWEVECLTVNKVCGSGLKAVMLAAQAVQTGDADVVVAGGMENMSMAPYFLDKARTGYRMGHGQLKDHMIHDGLWDIVNDFHMGISNELCSERYGVSREDQDRYAEESYRRSLAAIAAGKFQDEIVPVPIPQRKGDPVLFAKDECPRETTYEALSKMKPAFKEGGVTTAGNASVISDGAAAVVVMAREKAEAMGCRIMATIGAQASAGIDMKYVLVAPIWAIPKCLKKEGLGLEDVDLYEVNEAFSGSTVAVLRELKLDPAKVNVNGGSVSLGHPIGASGTRVLVTLIHEMIRQDKKIGLASLCLGGGEAVALVVKR, from the coding sequence ATGCGGGAAGCGGTTATTGTCAGTGCGGTGAGAACGCCGCTGGGAAGCTTCAACGGCTCTCTTTCGAACATCGGAGCTACAGCTCTGGGTGCCTTTGTCATCGAAGAGGCCGTGCGACGCGCAGGTATTCAAAAACAAGACGTGAACGAAGTGATCATGGGGCAGGTCCTTCCTTGTGGTTACGGGCAAAACCCGGCCAAACAAGCAGCCGTTAAGGCGGGTATGCCATGGGAAGTGGAATGCTTGACGGTGAACAAGGTCTGTGGCTCGGGCTTGAAGGCCGTCATGCTGGCCGCTCAAGCCGTTCAAACGGGTGATGCCGACGTGGTGGTGGCCGGTGGCATGGAAAACATGAGCATGGCTCCGTATTTTCTGGACAAGGCTCGCACGGGCTACCGCATGGGCCATGGGCAGCTTAAGGATCATATGATTCACGACGGTCTGTGGGACATTGTCAATGATTTTCACATGGGCATTTCCAATGAATTGTGTAGTGAACGCTATGGAGTGAGCCGAGAAGACCAAGATCGGTATGCGGAGGAATCTTATCGGCGCTCTTTGGCGGCTATCGCCGCAGGCAAGTTTCAGGATGAAATCGTGCCGGTGCCCATTCCGCAACGCAAAGGGGATCCTGTTCTTTTTGCCAAGGATGAATGCCCTCGGGAAACCACCTATGAAGCCCTTTCCAAGATGAAGCCGGCTTTTAAGGAAGGTGGGGTGACCACGGCGGGCAATGCGTCGGTTATTTCCGATGGGGCTGCAGCGGTGGTGGTCATGGCCAGGGAAAAAGCGGAAGCGATGGGCTGCCGGATTATGGCCACCATTGGAGCTCAAGCTTCTGCCGGCATTGACATGAAGTACGTGCTGGTAGCTCCCATTTGGGCAATCCCCAAGTGCCTCAAGAAAGAAGGGCTTGGACTCGAGGATGTGGACCTCTACGAAGTCAACGAAGCGTTTAGCGGCTCGACCGTGGCCGTCTTGAGGGAACTGAAGCTGGATCCGGCCAAGGTTAATGTCAACGGGGGCAGTGTTTCCTTAGGGCATCCTATTGGAGCCAGCGGAACACGTGTTCTGGTCACTCTGATTCATGAAATGATTCGACAGGACAAGAAAATAGGCCTAGCTTCCCTGTGCCTTGGCGGGGGTGAAGCGGTAGCGCTTGTGGTGAAGCGATAA
- a CDS encoding hydantoinase/oxoprolinase family protein, which yields MIIGLDVGGTHTDVVLLGEQGIECQAKVPTTHDDLLACVWKGLEAVTLGVAPHEVERLVLSTTLTTNAIAEAKLPPVGMIVAAGPGLDPEAFRTSEHYYSVSGSIDHRGREIQPIEPVEIEAIASKLRKEGVRHVGVVGKFSVRNPKHETQIQQILGDHFDYVVLGHRLSGHLNFPRRIATAYLNAAVYSIHKKFFDAVRRSLKRNGLAIPIHILKADGGTMSFDASLDLPGQTILSGPAASVMGSLPYATENLDTLVLDIGGTTTDMAILVGTVPLLAAQGAEVGQFRTLIRALRSHSLALGGDTAVRVKDGRLQLGPDREGPAMAFGGPTPTPTDAIIVLGEDLKGNRAASERGMAQVAQALGLPLREAAQWVFDEACRGILRAAEDMVQAINAKPVYTVRQLLEGYQVQPKEILVLGGPAPYFAKRMQEISPYSVRVVPSWDVANAVGAALARTTCELTLFVDTERGIATAPEEAFHQPVKRDFTMEKAVSLALELLTEKAVREGASRDDLETEVLEKLQFNMVRGFYTTGKYYRVRVQVKPGLISHYQSVVQKMQITYASAPCGSARSS from the coding sequence ATGATCATAGGACTGGATGTGGGCGGCACGCACACCGATGTGGTCTTGTTGGGCGAGCAGGGCATCGAATGTCAAGCCAAGGTTCCCACGACCCACGACGATTTGCTGGCTTGTGTCTGGAAAGGTTTGGAAGCGGTCACCTTGGGCGTGGCGCCTCATGAGGTGGAACGCCTTGTGTTGAGTACCACCCTGACCACCAATGCCATCGCTGAAGCAAAGCTTCCCCCGGTAGGGATGATTGTGGCGGCCGGACCAGGTTTGGATCCTGAAGCTTTCCGCACCAGCGAACATTATTATTCGGTTTCCGGTTCCATCGATCATCGAGGCCGAGAAATTCAACCCATCGAACCCGTGGAGATAGAGGCCATCGCTTCCAAGTTGCGCAAGGAAGGTGTCCGTCACGTGGGGGTGGTGGGGAAATTTTCCGTACGTAATCCCAAACATGAAACCCAGATTCAACAGATCCTTGGAGATCATTTTGATTACGTGGTTTTGGGGCATCGACTTTCGGGACATCTGAACTTTCCCCGCCGTATCGCCACAGCCTATCTCAATGCGGCAGTCTATTCCATTCACAAGAAGTTCTTCGACGCCGTGCGACGCTCCTTGAAAAGAAACGGCCTGGCCATTCCCATTCATATCTTGAAGGCGGATGGCGGGACCATGAGTTTTGACGCTTCCTTGGATCTTCCCGGACAGACCATTTTATCGGGTCCCGCGGCCAGTGTGATGGGCTCCCTGCCCTATGCCACGGAAAACCTGGACACCCTTGTTTTGGATATCGGTGGCACCACGACGGATATGGCCATCCTTGTAGGCACCGTGCCTCTTTTGGCAGCTCAGGGTGCTGAAGTAGGTCAATTCCGAACGCTTATTCGCGCCCTGAGAAGCCATTCTCTGGCTTTGGGGGGAGACACTGCGGTGCGGGTCAAGGACGGACGTCTCCAATTGGGACCGGATCGAGAAGGGCCGGCTATGGCTTTCGGCGGTCCCACACCCACCCCTACCGATGCCATCATTGTCCTGGGCGAGGATTTGAAAGGAAACCGGGCGGCTTCCGAACGCGGTATGGCTCAGGTGGCTCAGGCTTTGGGGTTGCCTTTGCGCGAAGCCGCTCAATGGGTTTTTGATGAAGCATGCCGAGGAATTCTTCGGGCCGCCGAAGATATGGTTCAAGCCATCAACGCCAAACCGGTCTATACCGTGCGTCAACTTCTGGAAGGCTATCAGGTACAACCGAAAGAAATCCTTGTTCTGGGAGGTCCGGCCCCCTACTTTGCCAAACGCATGCAGGAAATTTCGCCTTATTCCGTACGTGTCGTGCCTTCGTGGGATGTGGCCAACGCCGTGGGAGCCGCCTTGGCCCGCACCACATGTGAACTGACCTTGTTTGTGGACACGGAACGAGGAATCGCCACGGCGCCCGAAGAAGCTTTTCATCAGCCTGTGAAACGCGATTTCACCATGGAAAAGGCGGTGTCCTTGGCCTTGGAACTGCTTACGGAAAAAGCTGTTCGAGAAGGGGCAAGCCGCGACGATCTGGAAACGGAAGTCTTAGAGAAACTGCAGTTTAACATGGTTCGAGGTTTCTACACCACAGGCAAGTATTACCGTGTCCGTGTCCAGGTGAAACCGGGCCTCATCAGCCATTACCAATCTGTGGTTCAAAAAATGCAAATCACCTATGCCAGCGCACCCTGCGGCTCTGCACGGTCTTCCTAA
- a CDS encoding rhomboid family intramembrane serine protease, translating to MIPLRDANPSRRFPAVTYGIIGICVLAFFYELALGPSLRVWIYHYGIVPVRYTHPQVAARFSLLEQAIPFLTTMFLHGGWMHLIGNMWILHIFGDNVESALGHGRYLFFYLLCGLAASLFHIITNPASSVPTIGASGAIAGVMGAYFLLYPRARVLTLVPIFFYFSIVELPAYVFLGVWFVMQFFSGTFSLMGSGTQVGGVAWWAHIGGFLAGMVFLKVFRGRP from the coding sequence ATGATACCCCTGCGAGATGCCAATCCTTCCAGGCGTTTTCCTGCGGTGACTTACGGGATCATAGGGATCTGTGTTCTGGCTTTCTTTTATGAATTGGCTTTGGGGCCGAGCCTGCGGGTGTGGATTTACCATTATGGCATCGTCCCCGTTCGCTACACGCATCCGCAGGTGGCGGCGCGCTTCAGTCTTTTGGAACAAGCGATCCCCTTTCTGACGACCATGTTCTTACACGGAGGTTGGATGCATCTGATTGGCAATATGTGGATCTTGCATATATTTGGAGACAACGTGGAAAGTGCTCTGGGGCATGGTCGTTATCTGTTTTTTTACCTGTTATGCGGCCTTGCGGCGTCTCTTTTCCACATTATCACAAACCCCGCTTCTTCGGTGCCCACGATCGGAGCCAGTGGGGCCATTGCCGGGGTGATGGGAGCCTATTTTCTGCTCTATCCGCGAGCCAGGGTGCTTACCCTGGTTCCGATCTTTTTTTATTTCAGCATTGTGGAGCTGCCGGCTTACGTGTTTCTCGGGGTGTGGTTTGTCATGCAATTTTTCAGCGGCACCTTTTCCCTCATGGGTAGCGGGACTCAGGTGGGCGGGGTGGCCTGGTGGGCCCATATCGGCGGATTTCTTGCCGGCATGGTGTTTCTAAAGGTCTTTCGAGGGCGTCCATGA